A region from the Curtobacterium sp. MCBA15_012 genome encodes:
- a CDS encoding proline iminopeptidase-family hydrolase, translated as MSRITEGTMPFQDGHTWYRVTEPDRPTPGALPLVVLHGGPGMAHDYLRNLAALADETGRTVVHHDQFGCGRSSHRPDAPVDTWVPQLFVDEYAALVEHLGLGDHHVLGQSWGGMLGAEIAVRRPVGLRSLMICNSPASMQLWVDGAAELRAQLPEDVQDALTRHEQAGTVDDPEYLAATQVFYERHVCRVVPMPQDFVDSETQMEQEPTVYHTMNGPNEFHVIGTMRDWTIVDRLDRITVPTLVVAGEHDEATPATWQPFVERIADVRQHVFPGASHCTHLEQPEEFRRVVAAFAATHDDQPTR; from the coding sequence ATGTCCCGCATCACCGAAGGCACGATGCCGTTCCAGGACGGCCACACGTGGTACCGCGTCACCGAGCCCGACCGCCCCACGCCGGGAGCGCTGCCCCTCGTCGTCCTGCACGGCGGCCCCGGGATGGCACACGACTACCTCCGGAACCTCGCGGCCCTGGCCGACGAGACCGGTCGGACCGTCGTCCACCACGACCAGTTCGGCTGCGGTCGGAGCTCCCACCGCCCGGACGCCCCCGTCGACACGTGGGTCCCGCAGCTCTTCGTCGACGAGTACGCCGCACTCGTCGAGCACCTCGGCCTCGGCGACCACCACGTCCTCGGGCAGTCGTGGGGCGGGATGCTCGGCGCCGAGATCGCCGTCCGACGGCCGGTCGGCCTCCGGTCGCTCATGATCTGCAACTCCCCTGCGTCGATGCAGCTCTGGGTCGACGGGGCCGCCGAGCTCCGCGCGCAGCTGCCGGAGGACGTGCAGGACGCCCTGACCCGGCACGAACAGGCCGGCACGGTCGACGACCCCGAGTACCTCGCCGCGACCCAGGTCTTCTACGAGCGGCACGTCTGCCGTGTCGTGCCGATGCCGCAGGACTTCGTCGACTCCGAGACCCAGATGGAACAGGAGCCGACGGTCTACCACACCATGAACGGCCCGAACGAGTTCCACGTCATCGGCACCATGCGCGACTGGACCATCGTCGACCGGCTCGACCGCATCACCGTGCCCACCCTCGTCGTCGCCGGTGAGCACGACGAGGCCACCCCTGCCACCTGGCAGCCCTTCGTCGAGCGCATCGCCGACGTCCGCCAGCACGTCTTCCCGGGCGCGAGCCACTGCACGCACCTCGAGCAGCCCGAGGAGTTCCGCCGCGTCGTCGCCGCGTTCGCGGCGACCCACGACGACCAGCCCACCAGGTAG